From Pseudofrankia saprophytica, a single genomic window includes:
- a CDS encoding nuclear transport factor 2 family protein: MSDAVTKILQRYIEVFNETDDAARAVGIAEVFTEDALYTDPTAEVAGRDGINAYIGSFRKQAPQLIFVLGAVKFHHDTALFDWTAGPDGGSPVASGRDFVLLKDGQIERIHGFFD; the protein is encoded by the coding sequence ATGAGCGACGCCGTCACCAAAATCCTGCAGAGGTACATCGAGGTCTTCAACGAGACGGACGACGCGGCCCGCGCGGTAGGCATCGCCGAGGTCTTCACCGAGGACGCGCTCTACACCGACCCGACCGCCGAGGTCGCGGGCCGGGACGGGATCAACGCGTACATCGGGAGCTTCCGGAAGCAGGCCCCGCAACTGATCTTCGTCCTTGGCGCCGTCAAGTTCCATCACGACACGGCGCTGTTCGACTGGACCGCGGGCCCGGACGGAGGCTCGCCGGTCGCCAGCGGCCGGGACTTCGTCCTGCTGAAGGACGGCCAGATCGAGCGGATCCACGGCTTCTTCGACTGA
- a CDS encoding KR domain-containing protein: ARALSARLSPPAGLRRADVAHALVTTRAALPHRAAVLVGGSGLAGLDLVARGERAPGVITSTARDHGRVAFVPPEDGDELLTAAVDLLGFDAAFATRLAACAAAVERHVPWQVEAVLRGEPGAPPLTSAEVRRPVLFAVETALTGVWRDRGVRVDAVAGPRGGIVADHLAGALTLEDAARFAVAGDASHGAGPTVDALLAAGYRAFVVLGADRDAVGLAEAASRADVLVLAALPLGEGLAEAWVNGLPVAWPAPAEPRFVDLPTYPFQHKDYWVRAPAATAPAPAGAEADFWTAVEERDATTLAGLLSASGRGAVEPDEVEPVLPALAALLEESRQDAAVAHWRYRTEWREVAPPAPRELSGHWLVLVPASLAETEPWSGALERRGATVTRLAVPAGVERTTLAEDLAGAMAARPPRGVVSALPMDETPHPGHPAIAAGLTGTLRLVGALVDLGVEAPVWSLTRGAVAAAPGDAVDRPAQAGVWGLGLALAEEHPRLWGGTVDLPADDAAADLLAAVLAVGGGEDRIALRGSSVLARRLVRAPLDGRRGRRAWRPAGTVLVTDGTHGTGLVVARELARAGARHVLLTTAREPDPAQSAAREAEFAALGARVTIARCAFADRAEGARVLASLPAEEPLTSVFHCAEVFEESPLEDIELPALERVLRAKTVAAETLDELTRGLGLSAFVLFSSIAGSIGVGVGLGGFAAANAHLDALASRRRAAGASATTVAWGVWTEDFADPARAALERARHERLRRRGIPAIAPDRALAVLRQALNADDTALLAAEIAWPDYLRATAAGRGPLFAGLPEAVAGGRIDRDAGGGQASPARLAGDEELGGTRPTDAGSTADTGSTAPVPGSAGTTLAGLFEAAVATGRAGGFTGLLATAAGFRPVFDDAARAPSLDPVPLARGDAHPAVFCLPTMLATSGPEQFARLATGLGGGREVSALTLPGFRAGEALPATREVLAEALAATVRRSAAGRPYALLGYSSGGLLALDLAALLAAEGTGPRAVVLLDTFPVGGGRLDEFGPALLTAMARRSEITGLDDARLSAMGGYLRLLAGWRAIPPPAPTLLVRAAGHDWGGPGPDRAELAALCATLDTPGDHFTLIEEHAADTARTVLGWLAELPTPAAARA; this comes from the coding sequence AGGCGCGAGCGCTGTCCGCGCGCCTGTCGCCGCCCGCCGGCCTCCGGCGCGCGGACGTCGCGCACGCCCTGGTCACCACCCGCGCCGCGCTGCCCCACCGAGCGGCGGTGCTCGTCGGGGGTTCCGGCCTGGCCGGCCTCGACCTGGTGGCGCGCGGCGAGCGCGCGCCGGGTGTGATCACCTCGACGGCCCGCGACCACGGCAGGGTCGCGTTCGTGCCGCCCGAGGACGGCGACGAGCTGCTGACGGCGGCTGTCGACCTGCTCGGCTTCGACGCCGCGTTCGCCACCCGGCTGGCCGCCTGCGCCGCGGCCGTCGAGCGGCACGTCCCGTGGCAGGTCGAGGCCGTGCTGCGCGGCGAGCCGGGCGCGCCCCCGCTCACGTCGGCCGAGGTCCGGCGACCGGTACTGTTCGCCGTCGAGACCGCGCTCACGGGTGTGTGGCGAGACCGCGGCGTCCGGGTCGACGCGGTGGCCGGCCCGCGGGGCGGGATCGTGGCCGATCACCTTGCCGGTGCCCTCACGCTGGAGGACGCCGCGCGCTTCGCCGTCGCCGGGGACGCGTCTCACGGCGCCGGTCCCACGGTGGACGCCCTCCTGGCCGCCGGCTACCGGGCGTTCGTGGTGCTCGGCGCCGACCGGGACGCAGTGGGTCTGGCGGAGGCCGCCTCGCGGGCCGACGTGCTGGTGCTGGCCGCGCTGCCCCTCGGGGAGGGGCTCGCCGAGGCGTGGGTGAACGGGCTTCCCGTGGCGTGGCCCGCACCCGCCGAGCCGCGGTTCGTCGACCTGCCGACCTACCCCTTCCAGCACAAGGACTACTGGGTCCGGGCACCCGCGGCCACGGCGCCGGCCCCCGCCGGGGCCGAGGCCGACTTCTGGACGGCGGTCGAGGAACGGGACGCCACCACGCTCGCGGGGCTGCTCAGCGCGAGCGGACGCGGCGCGGTCGAGCCCGACGAGGTCGAGCCGGTGCTGCCCGCGCTGGCGGCGCTGCTCGAGGAGTCGCGCCAGGACGCCGCGGTGGCGCACTGGCGCTACCGGACCGAGTGGCGGGAGGTGGCGCCCCCCGCGCCCAGGGAGCTGTCCGGGCACTGGCTCGTGCTGGTTCCGGCGTCCCTGGCGGAGACCGAGCCGTGGAGCGGGGCCCTGGAGCGACGCGGGGCGACGGTGACCCGCCTGGCCGTGCCGGCGGGCGTCGAGCGGACGACGCTCGCCGAGGACCTCGCCGGGGCGATGGCCGCGCGCCCGCCGCGGGGCGTCGTGTCCGCGCTGCCGATGGACGAGACCCCGCACCCGGGACATCCCGCGATCGCCGCCGGGCTGACCGGCACGCTGCGGCTGGTGGGTGCCCTGGTCGACCTGGGCGTCGAGGCGCCGGTGTGGTCGCTGACCCGGGGCGCCGTGGCGGCCGCCCCGGGCGACGCCGTCGACCGCCCCGCGCAGGCCGGGGTGTGGGGGCTCGGGCTGGCGCTGGCGGAGGAACACCCGCGGCTCTGGGGCGGCACGGTCGACCTGCCCGCGGATGACGCGGCCGCCGATCTGCTGGCCGCGGTGCTCGCGGTCGGCGGCGGCGAGGACCGGATCGCCCTGCGTGGGTCGTCCGTGCTGGCCCGCCGGCTGGTCAGGGCTCCGCTCGACGGCCGACGGGGACGACGGGCGTGGCGGCCAGCGGGAACCGTGCTGGTGACTGACGGCACGCACGGCACCGGGCTGGTGGTCGCCCGGGAGCTGGCTCGGGCCGGCGCTCGGCATGTGTTGCTGACCACCGCGCGGGAACCCGACCCGGCCCAGAGCGCCGCGCGCGAAGCCGAGTTCGCGGCTCTGGGCGCGCGGGTGACGATCGCCCGGTGCGCGTTCGCCGACCGTGCCGAAGGCGCTCGGGTGCTGGCCTCGCTCCCGGCCGAAGAGCCGCTGACCTCGGTCTTCCACTGCGCCGAGGTCTTCGAGGAGAGCCCGCTGGAGGACATCGAGCTGCCCGCGCTGGAGCGCGTCCTGCGGGCCAAGACGGTCGCGGCCGAGACCCTGGACGAGTTGACCCGGGGCCTCGGCCTGTCCGCGTTCGTCCTGTTCTCCTCCATCGCCGGGAGCATCGGGGTCGGCGTCGGACTTGGCGGCTTCGCCGCCGCGAACGCGCACCTGGACGCGCTCGCCTCGCGGCGGCGGGCCGCTGGGGCGTCGGCCACCACCGTGGCCTGGGGAGTGTGGACCGAGGACTTCGCCGACCCGGCCCGGGCCGCGCTGGAACGGGCCCGGCACGAGCGGCTGCGCAGGCGAGGCATCCCGGCGATCGCGCCGGACCGCGCGCTGGCCGTGCTGCGCCAGGCGCTGAACGCCGACGACACCGCGCTGTTGGCCGCCGAGATCGCCTGGCCCGACTATCTGCGGGCGACGGCGGCCGGCCGGGGCCCGCTGTTCGCCGGGCTCCCGGAAGCCGTCGCGGGCGGGCGGATCGACCGGGACGCCGGCGGCGGGCAGGCATCGCCCGCCCGGCTTGCCGGTGACGAGGAGCTCGGCGGCACCCGCCCCACGGACGCCGGGAGCACAGCCGATACCGGGAGCACCGCACCGGTCCCGGGATCCGCCGGAACGACCCTCGCCGGGCTCTTCGAGGCGGCCGTCGCCACGGGCCGGGCGGGCGGGTTCACCGGCCTGCTGGCCACGGCCGCCGGTTTCCGCCCGGTCTTCGACGACGCGGCCCGGGCCCCGTCGCTCGATCCGGTGCCCCTGGCCCGCGGCGACGCGCACCCCGCGGTCTTCTGCCTGCCCACCATGCTGGCGACCTCGGGGCCCGAACAGTTCGCCCGGCTCGCGACCGGCCTCGGCGGCGGTCGGGAGGTCTCGGCGCTGACGTTGCCTGGTTTCCGGGCCGGCGAGGCACTGCCGGCGACCCGCGAGGTGCTGGCCGAGGCGCTGGCGGCCACGGTCCGGCGGTCCGCCGCCGGACGGCCGTACGCACTGCTCGGCTACTCGTCGGGCGGGTTGTTGGCGCTGGACCTCGCGGCCCTGCTGGCGGCCGAGGGCACCGGCCCGAGGGCGGTCGTCCTGCTCGACACCTTCCCGGTCGGCGGCGGGCGGCTCGACGAGTTCGGGCCCGCGCTGCTGACGGCGATGGCCCGCCGATCCGAGATCACCGGGCTCGACGACGCCCGGCTGAGCGCGATGGGCGGCTACCTGCGGCTGTTGGCGGGCTGGCGGGCGATACCACCCCCCGCCCCCACCCTCCTGGTACGCGCCGCGGGACACGACTGGGGCGGCCCCGGGCCGGACCGCGCCGAGCTGGCCGCGCTCTGCGCGACGCTGGACACGCCCGGCGACCACTTCACCCTGATCGAGGAGCACGCGGCCGACACGGCGCGTACGGTACTCGGCTGGCTCGCGGAGCTGCCGACGCCCGCCGCCGCCCGGGCCTGA